The Pirellulales bacterium sequence CAACTCGCGCCAGTCGGATAACCCCGTTTCAATTTCGAGAAAAAACCCTCCCTCTACCATCCGCCGTGAATCACGGCGTAAACTGTTGGGCGAGAAACTTGGCACGCCCGTGCAATGCTGCTGACGTTTTCACCAGCCTTGCGCAACGTGCGAATAGCTTGGACCTTTTCGGCAATGGCTTTGGTTTGCGTTCCTTCCTTGCGTCCACCCCACGTTACGCCACGTTCGCGGGCTGCCGCTTGCCCGGCTAGCACGCGCTCTGCACGGCATTCTGTTTCAAACTGAGCCACGCTCGCAAGCATGTTCGCCAGCATCCGCCCTGCCGGCGTCGAAAGATCAATCCCTTCGCGAAGCGAAACGAGATTGATTCCACGGTGTTGAAGATCGTCAAAAAGCGCCGTCAGCCCGCGAGCAGTGCGCCCAAGCCGATCCAATCGCCAGCAAACGACTGTGGCGACTTCCCTGTGTTCAATGGCTGCCTGTAGCTTTTTCCAACCCGGCCGCTCCATTGTCTTGCCCGTGAATTTGTCACGGTAAAACACAACTGGCCGCGATTGTGCGGCTGACCACCGCTCTAGATCGGGCAACTGGCTGCGATGATCTTGTCGGCGGGAACTAACGCGAACATACATAGCAACGTGCTTTTGCATGGCTGACTCTCCTAATTCAACCATGCTTCAATTTCGACAAATTGTCAAACTTGAATTAAAAACCTACCTGAACAATTTTGCATTGCCATAAGTCGTTTGGATATTAGCAGCGGGCGGGTGTTTGGCGGTATAGACTCAAATTTTACACTTGGAGCATTCGTGAACCTAAATCGCTGGGGTGTTATTGAAATGATCGACGCCACTGGTCTACCTGTGCGCGTGATACCTTGCCGTATTGATCGGATACCGGGAGCGTTTGGCGAAAAATGGCGTTGGATTGCCGGCGGTTCGCATCCAATTTGCGCCTCTGCTGCTAGGCGATTAGCTCGCGAGCGTTTGAAACAAATTACCCGCTGGGCCGGCGGCATGGCACCGTGGCTAGAATCGCACGCGCCTGTGCCACCGGGCAAGTATCGGCGTGGAATGGGCCGCCCTCTGCTACGTTTCGGTCCTGATGGCGCTGTGAGGCTTTTTAGGTCGGTTTCTGACGCGGCAAAGTATGCTGGCCGGAGTCGGGCGGCACTTCACAAAAGGCTTTTGGACGGTTTCCCAGACGGTCAGGGGGCTGTCTGGCAAGACTTCCGGCCACTGTAACCGTGGGGCCGATTGATAACCGTGTGGGCAGATCGCCGAGTATCCGAACTATTTTGGGAAACTTTTATAAAAAAGGACCACTTCGCACTACTGTATTGGTACAGGACGGCATTGGCGTACAGACCGTGGCATCCCAAAACCGATTCAACTGAGCCGACAGCCAAGAGCAATTTCAGTTTTTTTATAAAAACCGACCGGAATGCGCTACTGTATTGGTACAGGAAGGAACGGTCACATACACCTGCC is a genomic window containing:
- a CDS encoding recombinase family protein, translated to MQKHVAMYVRVSSRRQDHRSQLPDLERWSAAQSRPVVFYRDKFTGKTMERPGWKKLQAAIEHREVATVVCWRLDRLGRTARGLTALFDDLQHRGINLVSLREGIDLSTPAGRMLANMLASVAQFETECRAERVLAGQAAARERGVTWGGRKEGTQTKAIAEKVQAIRTLRKAGENVSSIARACQVSRPTVYAVIHGGW